The genomic window AAGATCATTGCTCGAATTTCTCTTTTCCTGTTTCTGTTTGTCGTCGCCGCTTCGTCCCTTCACGCACAACTCCTTATGAGTGATGAGTTCAGTGCCGCCGCCGGGACAGTCCTGACCTCTGCCGGCTGGACAATCAGCGGTACTACCACTACCAACCCGCTGACGGTTGGTTCGTCCGGAAGCCTGACATTTGCCGGGTACCCGGGCTCTGGTGTCGGCAACGCCCTGCCGATGGCCAACACAGGGCAGGATGTCTACAGGGGGTTTACGACCGTCAATTCCGGAAGCGTGTATCTCTCGTTCATGATCAATGTGTCGGCCGCTCTCACCGGAGATTACTTCATTGCGCTTTCTCCTTCGGCTTCGCAGACGAACTACTACGCTCGTGTGCACATCAAGAGCTCGGGGGCCGGCTTCAGTTTCGGAATCAACAAGAGCAACGAAGTGTCCGGCGGTTCGCTCTATGGAAACACGGTCTACAACCTCAATACAACGTATCTCGCAGTCCTCAAGTACTCGTTTGCGGGACC from Ignavibacteriales bacterium includes these protein-coding regions:
- a CDS encoding T9SS type A sorting domain-containing protein encodes the protein MKIIARISLFLFLFVVAASSLHAQLLMSDEFSAAAGTVLTSAGWTISGTTTTNPLTVGSSGSLTFAGYPGSGVGNALPMANTGQDVYRGFTTVNSGSVYLSFMINVSAALTGDYFIALSPSASQTNYYARVHIKSSGAGFSFGINKSNEVSGGSLYGNTVYNLNTTYLAVLKYSFAGPAADTLNDPINLYVFASGTSIAAEPSTAEINAYVNTTKTDAVDLAYVTLRQGTATSAPTLVLDGIRVSRSWASLLTGLESVENGLPSRIALSQNYPNPFNPSTTINYQLPKASNVSLQIFNALGQRVATLAEGNKEAGFHMVQWNAGVPSGVYFYRLQAGQYVETKAMTVLK